The Pseudomonas orientalis genome contains a region encoding:
- the pstA gene encoding phosphate ABC transporter permease PstA, whose product MTNLTAPAAALPSLQRRFEGRALRSLVLTTLVWFGALLASVPLISVLYMLITRGGARLSLELFTELPPTGFETGGGFGNAMAGTLVMVGIAAAIAVPVGILAAVFLAELGPDSKLASAARFAAKMLTGLPSILAGVFAYALVVMTTGTYSAPAGGVALAVLMLPIVVLTAEESMRMVPKIMKDAAYGMGCTRSQVIWKIVLPTGLPAILTGVMLAVARAAGETAPLLFTALFSNYWIYHDGNLAVMNPTASLAVLIYNFSGMPFDNQLELAWAASLVLVMIVLVVNVVSRIFGKPKY is encoded by the coding sequence ATGACCAACCTCACCGCACCTGCCGCCGCGCTGCCCAGCCTGCAGCGCCGCTTCGAAGGCCGCGCCCTGCGCAGCCTGGTCTTGACCACGCTGGTCTGGTTCGGCGCGCTGCTGGCCAGCGTACCGTTGATCTCCGTGCTGTATATGTTGATCACCCGAGGCGGTGCGCGCCTGAGCCTGGAGCTCTTCACCGAGCTGCCGCCGACCGGTTTCGAGACCGGTGGCGGCTTCGGCAACGCCATGGCCGGCACCCTGGTGATGGTCGGCATTGCGGCGGCCATCGCCGTGCCGGTCGGTATTCTGGCAGCAGTCTTCCTCGCGGAACTGGGGCCTGACAGCAAACTGGCGAGCGCTGCGCGCTTTGCCGCCAAGATGCTCACCGGCTTGCCGTCCATTCTGGCCGGGGTGTTTGCCTACGCGCTGGTGGTGATGACCACCGGGACCTACTCGGCACCGGCAGGTGGCGTGGCGCTGGCCGTGCTGATGCTGCCAATCGTGGTGCTGACGGCCGAAGAGTCGATGCGCATGGTGCCCAAAATCATGAAGGACGCTGCCTACGGTATGGGCTGCACCCGTTCGCAGGTGATCTGGAAGATCGTCTTGCCTACCGGCCTGCCGGCGATCCTGACCGGCGTCATGCTGGCCGTGGCGCGCGCTGCGGGCGAAACCGCACCATTGCTGTTCACTGCGCTGTTCAGCAACTACTGGATCTACCACGACGGCAACCTGGCCGTCATGAACCCGACAGCCTCGTTGGCCGTGCTGATCTACAACTTCTCCGGCATGCCTTTCGACAATCAGCTTGAACTCGCGTGGGCGGCCTCGCTGGTGCTGGTGATGATCGTGCTGGTCGTGAATGTCGTGAGCCGTATTTTCGGCAAACCCAAGTACTAA
- the pstB gene encoding phosphate ABC transporter ATP-binding protein PstB, with protein sequence MDCKLDKIFYGNFMAVRDSHVPIEKNKITGFIGPSGCGKSTVLRSLNRMNDLVKGFRFEGHVHFLGQDVYGKGVDPVVVRRYIGMVFQQPNPFSMSIFDNVAFGLRLNRYKGDLGDRVKHALQGAALWDEVKDKLKVSGLSLSGGQQQRLCIARAIATEPEVLLLDEPCSALDPIATRRVEELMVELKKDYTIALVTHNMQQAIRVADTTAFFSVDISQGTRTGYLVEMGPTTQIFGKPREQMTEDYISGKFS encoded by the coding sequence ATGGACTGCAAGCTGGACAAGATTTTCTACGGCAACTTCATGGCCGTGCGTGACAGCCACGTGCCGATCGAAAAAAACAAGATCACCGGCTTCATCGGGCCTTCCGGCTGTGGCAAAAGCACCGTGCTGCGCAGCCTCAATCGCATGAATGACCTGGTCAAGGGCTTTCGTTTCGAAGGGCATGTGCATTTTCTCGGCCAGGACGTATACGGCAAGGGCGTCGACCCGGTGGTGGTGCGTCGTTACATCGGCATGGTGTTCCAGCAGCCGAACCCGTTCTCGATGAGCATCTTCGACAACGTCGCCTTTGGCCTGCGCCTCAATCGCTACAAGGGCGACCTGGGCGACCGCGTCAAACACGCACTGCAAGGCGCCGCCCTGTGGGACGAGGTCAAGGACAAGCTCAAGGTCAGCGGCTTGTCGCTCTCCGGCGGCCAGCAGCAACGCCTGTGTATCGCACGCGCTATCGCCACCGAGCCGGAAGTGTTGCTGCTGGATGAGCCGTGCTCGGCGCTCGACCCGATTGCCACCCGTCGCGTCGAGGAACTGATGGTCGAGCTGAAGAAGGATTACACCATCGCGCTGGTGACCCACAACATGCAGCAGGCGATCCGTGTGGCCGATACTACGGCGTTTTTCTCGGTGGATATTTCCCAGGGCACGCGCACGGGGTATCTGGTCGAAATGGGCCCGACCACGCAGATCTTCGGCAAACCACGCGAACAGATGACCGAAGACTACATCAGCGGCAAGTTCAGCTGA
- a CDS encoding LysE family translocator, giving the protein MVEPSTLLLFAGAVLLLLMSPGPNMAFVIAHGASYGWRGGVAAALGIGAADLVLTALTAAGLTAAIAQWPPSFDLIRWAGAFYLLWMAWNALRVRAARSTHATLQASLMSVFIRAMLNSLLNPKALLFFMVFLPQFVVRGSSAVALQIVTLGLLLTLIAIIFHVVLGLMGGIIRGYASHHGESAKWQSRGLAFVLVLLAVRLAFTSRPA; this is encoded by the coding sequence ATGGTAGAGCCATCGACGCTCCTGCTGTTTGCGGGGGCCGTGTTGCTGTTACTGATGTCTCCCGGCCCCAACATGGCCTTCGTGATTGCGCACGGCGCCAGCTACGGCTGGCGTGGCGGCGTCGCCGCTGCGTTGGGAATCGGCGCGGCCGACCTGGTATTGACCGCGCTCACCGCAGCCGGCCTCACAGCCGCCATAGCGCAGTGGCCCCCCTCGTTCGACCTGATCCGCTGGGCCGGTGCGTTCTATCTGCTCTGGATGGCCTGGAACGCCCTGCGGGTGCGTGCCGCACGTTCAACGCATGCCACCCTCCAGGCGTCGCTGATGTCGGTGTTCATCCGAGCGATGCTTAACTCTTTGCTCAACCCCAAAGCGTTGCTGTTTTTCATGGTATTTTTGCCGCAGTTCGTTGTGCGCGGCAGTTCTGCGGTCGCCCTGCAAATAGTGACGCTGGGGTTGCTGTTAACCTTGATCGCGATCATTTTTCACGTCGTGCTGGGCCTGATGGGGGGAATCATCCGGGGTTATGCGTCCCACCACGGCGAGTCCGCAAAGTGGCAGTCGCGGGGCCTTGCATTCGTATTGGTGTTGCTGGCAGTTCGCTTGGCGTTCACGTCGCGGCCAGCATGA
- a CDS encoding glycoside hydrolase family 68 protein translates to MKSNTEKFGKTPHLPSLWTRADALKVHADDPTTTQPLVSADFPVLSDKVFIWDTMPLRDIDGNITSVDGWSVIFTLTADRHPTDPQYLDQNGNYDITRDWNDRHGRAKMYYWYSRTGKDWKLGGRVMAEGVSPTVREWAGTPILLNEQGEVDLYYTAVTPGATIVKVRGRVVTTEHGVSLVGFEKVKPLFEADGKMYQTEAQNAFWGFRDPWPFRDPKDGKLYMLFEGNVAGVRGSHTVGKAEIGDVPPGYEDVGNSRFQTACVGIAVARDEDGDDWEMLPPLLTAVGVNDQTERPHFVFQDGKYYLFTISHTFTYGDGVTGPDGVYGFVADSLFGPYVPLNGSGLVLGNPSSQPFQTYSHCVMPNGLVTSFIDSVPTENGTQMRIGGTEAPTVGIKIKGQQTFVVAEYDYGYIPPMIDVTLK, encoded by the coding sequence ATGAAAAGCAACACTGAAAAATTTGGCAAAACACCCCACCTGCCCAGCCTCTGGACCCGCGCCGATGCGCTGAAAGTCCATGCGGACGATCCCACTACCACTCAGCCACTGGTCAGTGCCGACTTCCCGGTGCTGAGCGATAAGGTGTTCATCTGGGACACCATGCCCCTGCGTGACATTGACGGGAATATCACCTCCGTTGATGGCTGGTCGGTGATCTTCACCCTGACCGCGGACCGTCACCCCACCGACCCGCAATACCTCGATCAGAACGGTAACTACGACATCACCCGTGACTGGAACGATCGCCATGGTCGGGCAAAGATGTATTACTGGTACTCCCGCACCGGCAAGGACTGGAAACTCGGCGGCCGGGTCATGGCTGAAGGCGTTTCGCCAACCGTGCGCGAATGGGCCGGCACGCCGATCCTGTTGAACGAGCAAGGCGAGGTGGACCTCTACTACACCGCAGTCACACCCGGCGCGACCATCGTCAAGGTGCGTGGCCGCGTGGTGACCACCGAGCATGGCGTCAGCCTGGTGGGCTTCGAGAAGGTCAAGCCGTTATTCGAGGCCGATGGCAAGATGTACCAGACCGAAGCGCAGAACGCCTTCTGGGGTTTTCGCGATCCATGGCCGTTCCGCGACCCGAAGGACGGCAAGCTGTACATGCTGTTTGAAGGCAACGTAGCCGGCGTGCGCGGCTCGCACACGGTGGGCAAGGCAGAAATCGGCGATGTGCCGCCCGGTTATGAAGATGTCGGCAACTCGCGTTTCCAGACCGCCTGCGTTGGTATCGCCGTGGCCCGTGACGAAGACGGCGACGACTGGGAAATGCTGCCGCCGCTGCTGACCGCAGTCGGCGTCAACGACCAGACCGAACGTCCGCACTTCGTGTTCCAGGACGGCAAGTATTACCTGTTCACCATCAGCCACACCTTCACCTACGGCGACGGGGTCACCGGGCCGGACGGGGTGTACGGTTTTGTCGCGGACTCGCTGTTCGGCCCTTACGTGCCCTTGAACGGTTCCGGCCTGGTACTGGGGAATCCGTCTTCCCAGCCCTTCCAGACCTACTCGCACTGCGTGATGCCCAACGGCCTGGTGACTTCCTTCATCGATAGCGTACCCACCGAAAACGGGACACAGATGCGCATCGGCGGCACCGAGGCACCGACCGTGGGCATCAAGATCAAAGGCCAGCAGACATTCGTGGTCGCCGAGTATGACTACGGTTACATCCCGCCGATGATTGACGTCACGCTCAAGTAA